One Pyrus communis chromosome 13, drPyrComm1.1, whole genome shotgun sequence genomic window carries:
- the LOC137713495 gene encoding dynamin-related protein 4C-like, whose protein sequence is MESSYTVLNGEGSLAMVQAGLDAVPLKCAPIVSSYNDKIRPLLDAVDKLRSLKVMDEGIQLPTIVVVGDQSSGKSSVLESLAGISLPRGQGICTRVPLIMRLEHHSSPQPELSLEYNGRVDRTDEDNIAKDIVKATNSIAGGGKGISNTPLTLLVKKNGVPDLTMVDLPGITRVPVHGQPENIYDQIKDMIMEYIKPEESIILNVLSATVDFTTCESIRMSQSVDKTGERTLAVVTKVDKSPEGLLEKVTGDDVNIGLGYVCVRNRIGDETYEEAAAMAHELFQTHPLLSKIDKSIVGIPVLAQKLVQIQANSIARNIPDIVKKINDRLNFCIMELNKMPKSLSSVAEAMTAFMQIIGLAKESLRKILLRGEFEEYAEDNRMHCTARLFEMLNQYSDELHRCAETDAKSNFLMEEIKILEEAKGISLPNFLPRNAFLIILQGKVNEISSIPIAFEEKVWNYIEEVVISVLMHYTDNYHQLQLSARRAGHSLMAKMKERSIKWVLELVEMEKLTDYTCDGDYVSKWNKLMASQNEFIQGVLTDEKKPSIIDIEGIGEVEVGVLRKYPHVLAQAYDLKMRMIAYWKVVLRRLVDSMALHLQLSVFDLVNKEMEAEIVNELMGPYSGGIERMLEESPAVAVKREKLNKSIKKLRDSKEVVAKIMDSITTYGD, encoded by the coding sequence TCGTCCTATAACGACAAGATCCGCCCTCTTCTGGATGCGGTAGACAAGTTACGCAGCTTGAAGGTGATGGATGAAGGCATTCAGCTGCCAACGATTGTGGTGGTCGGAGACCAGTCATCCGGGAAGTCTAGCGTGCTCGAATCCTTGGCCGGCATCAGCCTACCTCGGGGCCAAGGCATCTGCACGAGAGTGCCTCTTATTATGAGGCTGGAACACCACTCGAGTCCTCAGCCTGAACTTTCCTTGGAGTACAATGGCAGAGTTGATCGTACTGATGAAGACAATATCGCCAAAGATATTGTGAAAGCTACTAATTCTATTGCGGGGGGAGGTAAGGGAATTTCGAACACGCCACTTACTTTGTTGGTGAAGAAGAATGGGGTTCCGGATCTGACTATGGTTGACCTTCCGGGAATCACAAGGGTTCCGGTCCATGGCCAACCTGAAAATATCTATGATCAGATCAAAGATATGATCATGGAGTATATTAAGCCGGAGGAAAGTATTATTCTGAATGTATTGTCTGCTACGGTGGATTTTACTACGTGTGAGTCAATCCGGATGTCACAAAGTGTAGATAAGACTGGTGAGAGGACGCTTGCTGTGGTTACGAAAGTGGACAAGTCACCGGAAGGACTACTTGAGAAGGTCACTGGAGATGATGTAAACATTGGTCTTGGTTATGTCTGTGTAAGGAACAGGATTGGTGACGAAACTTATGAGGAGGCAGCGGCGATGGCTCATGAACTCTTTCAAACCCATCCCCTGCTTTCGAAGATCGACAAGTCCATTGTTGGTATTCCAGTTTTAGCACAGAAGCTGGTCCAAATTCAAGCAAACAGCATAGCAAGAAATATACCCGATATagtgaagaagatcaatgacagGCTGAACTTCTGCATTATGGAGCTGAACAAAATGCCGAAGAGTCTTTCATCTGTTGCCGAGGCCATGACGGCCTTTATGCAAATCATTGGCTTGGCTAAGGAATCACTTAGGAAGATTCTTTTGAGAGGAGAATTTGAGGAGTATGCGGAAGACAATCGCATGCACTGCACTGCTAGATTGTTTGAGATGCTCAACCAGTACTCGGATGAACTTCACAGATGTGCTGAAACTGATGCAAAGAGCAACTTCTTGATGGAGGAGATCAAGATCTTGGAGGAGGCCAAAGGTATTTCACTTCCGAACTTCCTTCCACGCAATGCTTTCCTCATTATCTTGCAGGGAAAAGTGAATGAAATTTCTAGTATTCCGATTGCATTTGAGGAAAAAGTGTGGAACTACATTGAAGAGGTGGTTATTTCTGTGTTGATGCATTATACGGATAACTATCACCAGCTGCAGCTGTCAGCAAGGCGTGCCGGCCATAGTCTAATGGCCAAGATGAAGGAGAGGTCAATCAAGTGGGTGCTGGAGCTTGTAGAGATGGAAAAGCTGACAGATTATACATGTGATggtgattatgtttctaaatggaaCAAGTTGATGGCTAGTCAAAACGAATTCATTCAAGGAGTCTTAACCGATGAGAAGAAACCTTCTATCATAGATATAGAAGGCATCGGGGAAGTGGAAGTTGGTGTTCTGAGGAAGTACCCGCATGTGTTAGCCCAAGCTTATGACCTTAAAATGAGAATGATTGCCTATTGGAAGGTTGTTTTAAGGAGGCTTGTGGACTCCATGGCATTGCACTTGCAGCTGTCTGTTTTCGACCTTGTGAACAAAGAGATGGAAGCTGAGATTGTGAATGAGTTAATGGGACCTTACAGTGGGGGAATTGAGAGGATGTTGGAGGAGTCCCCGGCAGTGGCCGTAAAGCGTGAGAAGCTTaacaaaagcataaaaaaaCTGAGGGATTCGAAGGAGGTGGTGGCCAAGATTATGGACAGCATTACCACTTATGGTGATTAA